Proteins encoded within one genomic window of Spirulina major PCC 6313:
- a CDS encoding D-Ala-D-Ala carboxypeptidase family metallohydrolase, which translates to MGKPTISGSVPLNSIQDRDTMKWIQGQLALAGYLEKSGVDGHVGPKTLAAFAAFKKDYYLAYPEDIGQSTIDILADVEEKHDVSDQVDNVPTTTNASAGSKSGRSATFPVVGLIYENEMVVPGSNITWGEMTAGLSRKPISTSDFGSADQVVRNMMEMAKVFGKVRSKFGSPIAINSAYRPPNLAIGAGRSQHKYGRALDVRPLNGDYSTLLSVIKSIPEIKGVGIAGPSKGFWHMDIRPGSRVYFNY; encoded by the coding sequence ATGGGTAAACCTACGATTAGCGGTTCCGTCCCCCTGAACTCGATCCAAGATCGAGACACGATGAAATGGATTCAAGGGCAATTGGCGTTAGCGGGCTACTTGGAAAAAAGCGGTGTGGATGGCCATGTCGGCCCGAAAACCCTGGCCGCCTTTGCTGCGTTTAAAAAGGATTATTATCTGGCGTATCCCGAAGACATTGGCCAAAGCACCATCGACATTTTGGCCGATGTGGAAGAAAAACATGACGTTTCCGATCAAGTGGATAATGTGCCCACGACCACGAACGCCAGTGCCGGCAGTAAGTCGGGGCGATCGGCCACCTTCCCGGTGGTGGGGTTGATTTATGAAAATGAAATGGTAGTGCCGGGGAGTAATATCACCTGGGGTGAAATGACGGCGGGGTTAAGTCGCAAGCCGATCAGCACATCGGATTTTGGCAGTGCGGATCAGGTGGTGCGCAATATGATGGAAATGGCGAAGGTGTTTGGGAAGGTGCGATCGAAATTTGGGTCACCGATCGCAATCAATAGCGCCTATCGGCCGCCGAATCTGGCCATTGGGGCGGGTCGCTCTCAGCATAAATATGGGCGGGCGTTGGATGTGCGCCCCCTCAATGGCGATTATTCCACGCTGTTGAGTGTGATTAAGTCGATCCCGGAGATTAAAGGCGTGGGCATTGCCGGCCCCAGTAAAGGGTTTTGGCACATGGATATTCGCCCAGGTTCGCGGGTGTATTTCAACTACTAA
- the tnpA gene encoding IS200/IS605 family transposase, translating into MHLQTVRTNYRHYNHSLGLATVHLVWIPCRRKRVFERNQPLKLRCIDIFHSVAQDKGWIIKVLEVASDHVHLLVEYDPHHSIAQVVKAFKGRSSRLLRREFPELLKLPSLWTHSYLFDTTGKVSTQKVLQYINDPHHG; encoded by the coding sequence ATGCATCTACAAACAGTGAGAACTAACTATCGCCATTACAATCACTCCCTTGGACTTGCTACTGTTCATCTGGTTTGGATTCCCTGTCGCCGCAAACGCGTCTTTGAGCGCAATCAACCGCTCAAGTTGCGTTGCATTGATATTTTTCACTCTGTTGCACAGGATAAGGGCTGGATTATCAAGGTTCTGGAGGTGGCATCAGACCATGTTCATCTTTTGGTCGAATATGATCCTCACCATTCCATTGCTCAAGTCGTCAAGGCTTTTAAGGGGCGATCGTCTCGCTTGCTCCGTCGTGAGTTCCCTGAGCTTTTGAAGTTGCCCAGTTTGTGGACTCATTCTTATCTGTTCGATACGACTGGCAAGGTGAGTACCCAGAAGGTTTTGCAGTATATCAATGACCCTCATCACGGCTGA
- a CDS encoding protochlorophyllide reductase has translation MEEKTAIITGASSGVGLYAAKALAKQEGWHVVMACRNLEKAKAAAQSVGIPSDRYTILPIDLADFQSVRAFVSNYRSLGRPLTALVCNAAVYYPLLDEPLRNADGYEISVATNHLGHFLLCNSMLADFAQSNVPDKRLVILGTVTANPKELGGKIPIPAPPDLGDLQGFKDGFKAPISMINGKKFKSGKAYKDSKLCNVLTMRELHRRYHASTGITFTSLYPGCVADTPLFRNHYGLFQTIFPWFQKNITGGYVTQELAGERVAATVYDPELKESGMYWSWGNRQKPGRRSFAQEISDEASDEQKAEELWDLSLKLVGLA, from the coding sequence ATGGAAGAAAAAACCGCAATCATTACTGGCGCATCCTCTGGTGTTGGCCTTTACGCTGCCAAAGCCCTCGCGAAACAAGAGGGTTGGCATGTTGTAATGGCCTGTCGGAATCTTGAAAAAGCGAAAGCCGCTGCCCAATCGGTGGGAATACCCAGCGATCGCTACACCATTCTCCCCATTGATCTCGCCGACTTCCAAAGCGTCCGCGCCTTCGTCAGCAACTATCGCAGCCTCGGCCGTCCCCTCACCGCCCTCGTCTGCAACGCTGCGGTGTACTATCCCCTCCTTGACGAACCCCTACGCAATGCCGACGGCTACGAAATCAGCGTTGCCACCAACCACCTCGGCCACTTCCTCCTCTGCAACTCCATGCTGGCGGACTTTGCCCAGTCCAACGTCCCCGATAAACGCCTCGTCATCCTCGGCACCGTCACCGCCAACCCCAAAGAACTCGGCGGCAAAATCCCCATCCCCGCCCCGCCGGACTTAGGCGATCTCCAAGGCTTTAAAGATGGCTTTAAAGCACCCATCTCGATGATCAACGGCAAAAAATTCAAATCCGGGAAGGCGTATAAAGACAGTAAACTGTGCAACGTCCTGACAATGCGGGAACTGCACCGCCGCTATCACGCCTCAACGGGGATCACGTTCACCTCGCTCTATCCTGGCTGTGTTGCTGATACGCCCCTTTTCCGCAATCACTACGGTCTCTTCCAAACCATTTTCCCCTGGTTCCAGAAAAATATTACCGGCGGCTATGTCACCCAAGAACTCGCGGGCGAACGGGTGGCCGCGACGGTGTACGATCCTGAACTGAAGGAATCGGGGATGTACTGGAGTTGGGGCAACCGCCAAAAGCCGGGCCGCCGTTCCTTTGCCCAGGAGATTTCCGACGAGGCGAGCGATGAACAAAAAGCCGAAGAGTTGTGGGATCTCAGCCTAAAGCTGGTGGGCTTGGCCTAG
- a CDS encoding aldo/keto reductase has translation MTHAPTASTPVIHFPEIGCGTWAWGNQILWDYTPAMDDQLQAVFNYAVGRGMTFFDTGDSYGTGKLKGQSEKLLGRFAREYRGANAEKICLATKLAPYPWRLTQSAMLKAASASAARLGRPIDLVQLHWSTANYFPWQERPLLDGLMDLYERGLVKGVGLSNFGPQRLQWVLPRFQARHIPIASLQVQYSLLATEPVQGSGLKELCDRNHIQLIAYSPLTLGLLTGKYSPAGPFPKGLRGYLCRKILPGMAPLTHALAKIATERDKTPAQVALNWCICNGTMPIPGAKTLAQVQQNAGAMGWRLHSGEVAALDAAAAQLDQVMVQNIFQSR, from the coding sequence ATGACCCATGCCCCTACCGCTTCGACCCCTGTGATTCATTTCCCCGAAATCGGCTGCGGCACATGGGCCTGGGGCAATCAAATTCTCTGGGACTACACCCCCGCCATGGATGACCAATTGCAAGCCGTGTTTAACTATGCCGTCGGGCGGGGAATGACGTTTTTTGATACGGGGGATTCCTACGGGACGGGGAAGTTGAAAGGCCAGAGCGAGAAACTTTTGGGGCGGTTTGCGCGAGAGTATCGCGGCGCGAATGCAGAGAAAATTTGCCTCGCCACGAAACTCGCGCCCTATCCCTGGCGCTTGACGCAATCGGCGATGCTCAAGGCGGCATCAGCTTCGGCGGCACGGTTGGGGCGACCGATTGATCTGGTGCAACTTCATTGGTCAACGGCGAATTATTTTCCCTGGCAGGAGCGGCCGTTACTGGATGGGTTGATGGATCTCTATGAGCGGGGCTTGGTGAAGGGGGTGGGCCTGTCCAATTTTGGCCCGCAACGCTTGCAATGGGTGCTGCCACGTTTCCAAGCCCGCCACATCCCGATCGCGTCCCTTCAGGTGCAATATTCCCTCCTGGCCACGGAACCTGTGCAGGGGTCGGGGTTAAAGGAATTGTGCGATCGCAACCACATCCAACTGATCGCCTACAGCCCCCTCACCCTCGGCCTCCTCACCGGGAAATATAGCCCCGCTGGCCCCTTCCCGAAAGGCTTACGCGGCTATCTCTGCCGCAAAATCCTCCCCGGCATGGCTCCCCTCACACACGCCCTCGCAAAAATCGCCACCGAACGCGATAAAACCCCCGCCCAAGTCGCCCTCAACTGGTGCATCTGCAACGGCACGATGCCCATCCCCGGCGCGAAAACCCTCGCCCAAGTGCAACAAAACGCTGGAGCCATGGGCTGGCGACTCCACAGCGGCGAAGTTGCCGCCCTTGATGCCGCTGCCGCCCAACTCGATCAAGTCATGGTGCAAAACATTTTCCAAAGCCGTTAA
- a CDS encoding RNA-guided endonuclease InsQ/TnpB family protein has product MKTLKFKLYQHKRNRYLKRTINAAGRIYNHCVALHKRYYRIWGKHLNCARLQKHIAKLRKRNPWWLQVGSQAVQDICQRIEKAYQLFFKHNQKGVRPPNFKKTRKYKSFTLKQAGYKFLGGNRVRIGNKVYQYWHSRPIEGKVKTVTIKRTPLGELWMIVTVDTLSEPQVKTETGNIAGFDFGLKTFLTCSEGFKIDAPLFFKQSLNAVRKLTNQFDVLCFETLNLKAMQRLWGRKVSDLAFREFLQILEWVATKKGKRVVYVDRWFPSSKTCSSCGHILEHLDLETRHWRCPSCSTENDRDENAAMNIKVAGASAIGLGDVRQALPAIAV; this is encoded by the coding sequence ATGAAAACGCTCAAGTTCAAGCTCTACCAGCATAAGCGGAATCGATACCTCAAGCGGACAATCAATGCCGCAGGGCGTATCTACAACCATTGTGTTGCCCTCCACAAGCGGTACTATCGCATCTGGGGTAAGCACTTGAACTGTGCCCGACTACAAAAACACATCGCCAAGCTCCGTAAACGGAACCCCTGGTGGTTGCAAGTGGGTTCTCAAGCCGTACAGGATATCTGTCAACGGATTGAGAAAGCCTATCAACTCTTCTTCAAGCACAACCAAAAAGGCGTTCGCCCGCCAAACTTTAAGAAGACCCGAAAGTACAAATCCTTCACCCTCAAGCAAGCTGGGTACAAATTCCTCGGTGGCAACCGGGTCAGGATTGGGAACAAAGTCTATCAATATTGGCACTCTCGCCCCATTGAGGGCAAGGTCAAGACCGTGACGATTAAGCGGACTCCCCTCGGAGAACTGTGGATGATTGTCACGGTAGATACCCTGTCAGAACCCCAAGTCAAAACCGAGACAGGTAACATTGCTGGTTTTGATTTTGGACTTAAGACGTTTCTGACCTGTTCGGAGGGATTCAAGATTGATGCACCCTTGTTCTTCAAGCAGTCACTCAATGCAGTTCGCAAACTGACGAATCAGTTTGATGTGCTGTGTTTTGAAACCTTGAACCTCAAGGCGATGCAGCGGCTTTGGGGGCGTAAGGTGAGTGATTTGGCGTTTCGGGAGTTTCTGCAAATCCTGGAGTGGGTGGCGACGAAGAAGGGGAAGCGGGTGGTCTATGTTGACCGCTGGTTCCCTTCGAGCAAGACCTGTTCAAGTTGTGGTCATATTTTGGAGCATCTGGATTTAGAGACTCGCCATTGGCGGTGTCCCAGTTGCTCGACAGAGAATGACCGGGATGAGAATGCGGCGATGAATATTAAAGTGGCTGGGGCTTCAGCCATTGGGTTAGGTGATGTCAGACAGGCGTTGCCTGCTATTGCTGTTTGA
- a CDS encoding CTP synthase: MSKFVFVTGGVVSSIGKGIVAASLGRLLKSRDYSVSILKLDPYINVDPGTMSPFQHGEVFVTEDGAETDLDLGHYERFTDTSMSRFNSVTQGSVFQSVLNKERRGDYQGGTVQVIPHITNEIKERIRRVAKNTHSDVVITEIGGTVGDIESQPFLEAIRQFRKDVGRNNVIYMHVTLVPWINAAGEMKTKPTQHSVKELRSIGIQPDILVCRCEKPIEAGIKEKLSEFCDVPVASVITSPDASSIYEVPLILETEGLARQSLDLLHMEQREPDLQNWRTLVERMKAPRHHLEIALVGKYVKLSDAYLSVVEALGHAAIAAESEIKLRWISAEDIETKGAAHYLQDVHALIVPGGFGIRGVDGKVMAIQYAREHQLPFLGLCLGMQCAIIDWGRNLAHLDAANSAEFDEKTPNPVINLLPEQQDVVDLGGTMRLGLYPCRIAPDTLAAHLYGQEVIYERHRHRYEFNNAYRNLFLETGYRISGTSPDSRLVEMIEYTHHPFFVATQFHPEFSSRPSRPHPLFQGVIQAALERAGQGTEPASYVSLNPTEPHPVELAN, from the coding sequence ATGTCTAAATTCGTCTTCGTCACGGGTGGCGTTGTATCCAGCATTGGCAAAGGCATTGTGGCAGCCAGTTTAGGGCGGCTGCTCAAGTCCCGTGACTACTCCGTTTCCATCCTGAAGCTCGATCCCTACATCAACGTAGACCCCGGCACCATGAGCCCGTTTCAGCACGGGGAAGTCTTTGTCACCGAAGACGGAGCCGAAACTGATTTAGACCTTGGCCATTACGAACGCTTTACCGACACCTCCATGTCCCGGTTTAACAGCGTCACCCAAGGCTCGGTCTTTCAATCGGTCTTAAATAAAGAACGGCGCGGCGACTATCAAGGCGGCACGGTGCAGGTGATTCCCCACATCACCAATGAAATTAAAGAACGGATTCGCCGCGTTGCCAAAAATACCCATTCTGATGTGGTGATTACGGAAATCGGCGGCACGGTGGGGGATATCGAATCACAGCCGTTTCTGGAAGCTATTCGCCAATTCCGCAAGGATGTGGGGCGTAACAATGTGATTTATATGCACGTCACCCTCGTGCCCTGGATTAATGCAGCGGGGGAAATGAAGACGAAACCGACGCAGCATTCTGTCAAAGAGTTGCGATCGATCGGGATTCAGCCGGATATTCTCGTCTGTCGGTGCGAGAAACCGATTGAGGCTGGGATTAAGGAAAAACTATCGGAATTTTGTGATGTGCCGGTGGCATCGGTGATCACCTCCCCGGATGCGAGCAGCATTTACGAAGTGCCGCTGATTCTTGAAACCGAGGGCCTCGCCCGGCAAAGTCTGGATCTGTTGCACATGGAACAACGGGAGCCGGATCTTCAGAACTGGCGCACGTTGGTGGAGCGAATGAAGGCCCCGCGCCATCATCTCGAAATCGCTTTGGTGGGGAAATATGTCAAACTCAGCGATGCTTATCTTTCGGTGGTGGAGGCGTTGGGTCATGCGGCGATCGCTGCCGAAAGCGAAATCAAACTTCGCTGGATTAGTGCCGAAGACATCGAAACCAAGGGCGCGGCCCACTATCTCCAGGATGTTCATGCCTTGATTGTCCCCGGTGGTTTTGGGATTCGGGGGGTGGATGGCAAGGTGATGGCGATTCAATATGCCCGTGAACATCAATTGCCGTTCCTCGGTCTTTGTCTGGGGATGCAATGTGCGATCATCGATTGGGGTCGCAATTTGGCCCATCTGGATGCGGCCAACAGTGCCGAGTTTGATGAAAAAACCCCCAACCCGGTGATCAACCTCCTGCCGGAGCAGCAAGATGTGGTGGATCTGGGCGGCACGATGCGTTTAGGGCTGTATCCCTGTCGGATTGCGCCCGATACCCTCGCCGCTCATCTCTACGGTCAAGAGGTCATTTACGAGCGCCATCGCCATCGCTACGAATTTAACAATGCCTATCGCAATCTATTCTTAGAGACGGGCTATCGGATTAGTGGCACGTCTCCGGATAGTCGGTTGGTGGAGATGATTGAATATACCCATCATCCGTTTTTCGTGGCAACTCAGTTTCACCCCGAATTTAGCTCGCGTCCGAGCCGTCCTCATCCTCTGTTCCAAGGGGTGATCCAGGCTGCGTTAGAGCGGGCGGGTCAGGGAACGGAACCAGCGAGTTATGTGTCTTTGAATCCGACGGAACCCCATCCCGTCGAACTTGCTAATTGA
- the cobM gene encoding precorrin-4 C(11)-methyltransferase, with product MSSDSLQAAVYIVGAGPGDPELLTVKAQRILAQADVILYANSLVPMQILEGTRPDAELIATGHTTLEEVVPLMCDRVRAGKSVVRLHSGDLTLYSAIHEQMHRLAEAGIPFELVPGISAFQAAAAKLSAELTVPDLVQTIILTRVSGQASAVPAAEELRSLAAHRASLCLYLAARHVDAAQAQLLEHYPPDTPVAICYRVGWPDEKIIVVPLSDMAATSHDQDLIRTTMYLISPALGAGVARSQLYHPDHTHLFRPRPAEANR from the coding sequence ATGTCCTCTGATTCTCTCCAAGCCGCTGTTTATATCGTGGGAGCCGGGCCCGGTGATCCAGAACTATTAACCGTCAAAGCCCAGCGGATTCTCGCCCAGGCGGATGTAATTCTCTATGCGAATTCCCTCGTACCGATGCAGATTTTAGAAGGGACGCGACCCGATGCGGAGTTAATCGCCACAGGTCACACGACCTTAGAGGAAGTGGTGCCGTTAATGTGCGATCGCGTCCGAGCCGGTAAATCCGTCGTCCGGCTCCATTCCGGGGATCTCACCCTCTACAGTGCGATCCATGAACAGATGCACCGCCTGGCAGAGGCGGGGATTCCCTTTGAACTCGTGCCGGGGATTAGTGCATTTCAGGCCGCAGCGGCGAAATTGAGCGCAGAATTGACCGTGCCGGACTTGGTGCAGACGATTATTTTGACGCGGGTCAGTGGTCAAGCGTCCGCCGTGCCCGCAGCGGAGGAATTGCGATCGCTCGCCGCCCATCGGGCCAGCCTCTGCCTCTACCTCGCCGCCCGCCATGTGGACGCAGCCCAAGCCCAACTGTTGGAGCACTACCCCCCCGATACCCCCGTGGCCATCTGTTATCGGGTGGGCTGGCCCGATGAAAAAATCATCGTTGTGCCCTTGAGTGACATGGCCGCCACGTCCCACGATCAAGACTTGATCCGCACGACGATGTATTTAATTAGTCCGGCCTTGGGGGCTGGCGTGGCGCGATCGCAACTCTACCACCCCGATCACACTCACCTGTTTCGACCCCGCCCAGCAGAGGCCAACCGTTAA
- the ruvC gene encoding crossover junction endodeoxyribonuclease RuvC: protein MICDRTPPPRRILGIDPGLARVGFGIIDIDEDGATLPRLVDCGIIQTAAKTPLGDRLITLYDDLHTLIEQSKPDLVAIEKLFFYRMGNTITVAQARGVILLAIAQSNRPMVEFTPAQVKQALTGYGNAKKPEVQAAVTRELDLDAIPQPDDAADAIAIALTAHYQNL, encoded by the coding sequence ATGATTTGCGATCGCACCCCTCCACCCCGCCGCATTTTAGGCATTGATCCGGGTCTAGCGCGGGTCGGGTTTGGCATTATTGACATCGATGAAGATGGGGCAACGCTGCCCCGCTTGGTGGACTGTGGCATTATTCAAACTGCGGCGAAAACGCCCTTGGGCGATCGCCTGATCACCCTCTATGACGATCTCCATACATTGATCGAGCAAAGTAAACCGGATCTTGTGGCCATTGAAAAATTATTTTTCTACCGGATGGGCAATACGATCACCGTGGCCCAGGCGCGGGGGGTGATTTTATTAGCGATCGCCCAAAGCAACCGCCCGATGGTAGAATTTACCCCCGCCCAAGTCAAACAAGCCCTCACCGGCTACGGCAACGCCAAAAAGCCCGAAGTCCAAGCCGCCGTTACCCGTGAACTCGATCTCGACGCGATCCCCCAACCCGACGATGCCGCCGATGCGATCGCGATCGCCCTCACCGCCCATTATCAAAACCTTTAA
- the treS gene encoding maltose alpha-D-glucosyltransferase — translation MQTTLLNDDPLWFKDAVIYEVPVKSFADSNGDGIGDFRGLTEKLDYLQDLGVTAIWTLPFFPSPLRDDGYDIADYLSINPIYGSLEDFQELLNESHARGIRVIIELIVNHTSDQHPWFQRARHAPAGSPERDFYVWSDTPERFPDVRIIFQDFETSNWAWDPVAKAYYWHRFYSHQPDINYRNPAVQQAVLDVVDFWLAMGVDGLRMDAVPYLYEQDDTNCENLPETHDFLKKLRQHVDDNFSNILLLAEANQWPEDAATYYGKGDECHMNFHFPLMPRLFMGLRMEDSFPIADILKQTPSIPNNCQWALFLRNHDELTLEMVSDEDRDYMYRTYAQDPQARINLGIRRRLAPLLGNDRRQIELMNGLLMSLPGTPVLYYGDELGMGDNIYLGDRDGVRTPMQWSADRNAGFSRANPHRLYLPVVLDSEYHYEAINVEAQRANTSSLWWWMKRLLAVRARFQAFGRGTFELLYPENRKVLAFTRTYGGEHILVVANLSRFVQSVELDLTPFHGMVPVEIFGRNPFPAIAKAPYFLSIAPHAFYWFLLQPVDVVQGSPQAVHEPPSLEIQGAWQTLLTQPEFKPVLNTVLSSYLRTCPWFRGKGRTVQGVTVQDTIALNSARCEVELVILEVEYTEGLPELYSMPLTFGALATPDGAIAQLQLTPAPAKGRSKTAAKSADVTTGWLFDALLDEQFLPVLLEAIAKKRRYKGSHGQLVASTTNAFKTLDLGASPLDPHPYRGEQDNSSIVYGDQLILKLYRSLEDTINPDLEVSQLLTEQQSSLTAPVFGALEYRRPNQPAMSIGILRGYVPDTTSAWNFTLDRLRGYFEQVLVSQIPIADLTFPLVSIASAQELEIPEVVYDHIGSYLGAVELLGQRTAELHLALASEPREAAFAPEPFTSFYQRSVYQYSRNLAGQVMLTLKKRLNQFSEPDQTLVQTVLNRQDQILDRFQRVLNQKITAMRSRCHGDYHLGQVLYTGKDFVIIDFKGESNRPMSERRMKRSPLRDVAGMVQSFYYAVSIGLRQELDSGLIRPEQQGYMEQWADYWYRWVSVVFLKHYLAIAQPGQFLPTTEQECQIILDAYLLEKVLQELSDDLEQHPDWIEITLQRILQLLEG, via the coding sequence ATGCAAACCACCCTCCTCAATGATGATCCCCTCTGGTTTAAAGATGCCGTAATCTATGAAGTGCCGGTCAAATCCTTCGCCGACAGCAACGGCGACGGCATCGGCGACTTTCGTGGTCTGACGGAAAAACTCGACTATTTGCAAGATCTCGGCGTGACCGCCATTTGGACGCTGCCCTTTTTCCCCTCCCCCCTCCGCGACGACGGCTACGACATCGCCGATTATCTCTCCATTAACCCGATCTACGGCAGCCTCGAAGACTTCCAAGAACTCCTCAACGAAAGCCATGCGCGGGGCATTCGGGTGATTATTGAATTGATCGTCAATCACACCTCTGATCAACACCCTTGGTTCCAGCGGGCCCGCCACGCCCCGGCGGGCAGTCCTGAACGCGACTTTTATGTGTGGAGCGATACCCCGGAACGCTTCCCCGATGTGCGGATTATTTTCCAAGATTTTGAAACCTCAAACTGGGCTTGGGACCCGGTGGCGAAGGCCTACTATTGGCATCGGTTCTATTCCCATCAACCGGACATTAACTATCGCAATCCGGCGGTGCAGCAGGCGGTGCTCGATGTGGTGGATTTTTGGTTGGCGATGGGAGTCGATGGCCTGCGGATGGATGCGGTGCCGTATCTGTATGAGCAGGACGATACCAACTGCGAAAACCTCCCCGAAACCCACGACTTTTTAAAGAAACTGCGCCAGCATGTGGATGATAATTTCTCGAATATTTTGCTGCTGGCGGAGGCGAATCAATGGCCCGAAGACGCGGCGACCTATTACGGGAAGGGGGATGAATGCCACATGAATTTTCATTTCCCCCTGATGCCGCGCTTGTTTATGGGGTTGCGGATGGAGGATAGTTTTCCGATCGCAGATATTCTCAAGCAAACGCCATCGATTCCCAATAACTGCCAATGGGCGTTGTTTCTGCGCAACCATGACGAGTTAACCCTGGAAATGGTCAGCGATGAAGACCGCGATTATATGTATCGCACCTATGCCCAAGATCCCCAGGCGCGGATTAATTTGGGGATTCGTCGCCGTCTTGCGCCCTTGTTGGGGAACGATCGCCGCCAAATTGAGTTAATGAATGGTTTGTTGATGTCCCTGCCGGGTACGCCGGTGCTCTATTACGGCGATGAGTTGGGGATGGGGGACAATATTTATTTGGGCGATCGCGACGGGGTGCGCACGCCGATGCAGTGGAGCGCCGATCGCAATGCCGGATTCAGTCGCGCCAACCCCCACCGCCTCTATCTCCCGGTCGTCCTCGATTCGGAATATCACTACGAAGCGATCAACGTCGAAGCCCAGCGGGCCAATACCTCCTCCCTGTGGTGGTGGATGAAACGGCTCTTGGCAGTGCGGGCGCGGTTCCAGGCCTTTGGGCGCGGCACGTTCGAGCTACTTTATCCGGAAAATCGCAAGGTGTTGGCGTTCACGCGCACCTATGGCGGCGAGCATATCCTTGTCGTGGCGAACCTGTCGCGGTTTGTCCAGTCGGTGGAGTTGGATTTAACGCCGTTCCATGGCATGGTGCCGGTGGAAATTTTCGGGCGCAACCCGTTCCCAGCGATCGCGAAAGCGCCCTATTTCCTCAGCATTGCGCCCCATGCTTTCTATTGGTTCCTGTTGCAGCCGGTGGACGTGGTGCAGGGGTCACCGCAAGCGGTGCATGAACCGCCCAGCCTCGAAATTCAAGGAGCTTGGCAAACGCTCCTAACCCAGCCAGAGTTTAAGCCGGTCCTGAATACGGTGTTGAGTAGTTATTTGCGCACCTGTCCTTGGTTCCGGGGCAAAGGGCGCACGGTGCAAGGGGTGACGGTGCAGGACACGATCGCGCTCAACAGTGCCCGCTGTGAGGTGGAGTTGGTGATTTTGGAGGTGGAATATACCGAAGGGCTGCCGGAACTCTATAGTATGCCGTTGACCTTTGGGGCATTGGCTACGCCGGACGGTGCGATCGCTCAACTCCAACTCACCCCCGCCCCGGCCAAGGGACGCAGCAAAACCGCCGCAAAATCGGCTGATGTCACCACCGGCTGGCTATTTGATGCGCTCCTAGATGAGCAATTTTTGCCGGTCTTGTTGGAGGCGATCGCTAAAAAACGCCGCTACAAAGGCAGCCATGGCCAACTCGTCGCCAGCACCACCAACGCCTTCAAAACCCTAGACTTAGGCGCGTCCCCCCTCGACCCCCATCCCTACCGTGGCGAACAGGACAACAGTTCCATCGTCTACGGCGATCAACTGATCCTTAAACTCTACCGCAGCCTCGAAGACACGATTAACCCCGACCTCGAAGTGAGCCAACTCCTCACCGAACAACAATCGAGCCTCACCGCGCCCGTCTTCGGCGCGTTGGAATACCGTCGCCCCAATCAACCCGCCATGTCCATCGGCATCCTGCGCGGCTATGTGCCCGATACCACATCAGCGTGGAATTTCACCCTCGACCGATTGCGGGGCTATTTTGAGCAGGTGTTGGTGTCGCAGATTCCCATCGCAGACCTCACCTTCCCCCTGGTGTCGATCGCCTCTGCCCAAGAATTGGAGATCCCCGAAGTGGTGTATGACCATATCGGCTCTTACCTCGGCGCGGTGGAACTCCTCGGCCAGCGCACGGCGGAATTGCATCTCGCCCTGGCCTCAGAACCCCGCGAGGCGGCGTTTGCCCCGGAACCCTTCACCTCGTTCTATCAGCGATCGGTGTATCAATACAGCCGGAATTTGGCGGGTCAGGTGATGCTCACTCTGAAAAAACGCCTCAACCAATTTTCCGAGCCGGATCAAACCCTGGTGCAAACGGTGCTGAATCGCCAAGATCAAATTCTCGATCGCTTCCAACGGGTCTTGAACCAAAAAATCACGGCGATGCGATCGCGCTGTCACGGTGACTATCACCTCGGTCAAGTGCTCTACACCGGGAAAGATTTCGTGATCATCGACTTCAAAGGGGAGAGCAACCGCCCGATGAGCGAACGACGGATGAAGCGATCGCCCCTGCGGGATGTGGCCGGCATGGTGCAATCGTTCTATTACGCCGTCAGCATCGGCCTGCGCCAAGAACTCGACAGCGGCCTAATTCGCCCGGAACAACAGGGCTACATGGAGCAATGGGCGGACTATTGGTATCGCTGGGTGAGCGTTGTGTTTCTGAAGCATTACCTGGCGATCGCGCAACCGGGTCAATTTCTCCCCACCACCGAACAGGAATGCCAAATCATCCTCGATGCCTACCTCTTAGAAAAAGTCCTCCAAGAACTCAGCGACGACCTCGAACAACACCCCGACTGGATTGAAATCACCCTGCAACGCATTCTGCAATTACTCGAAGGTTAA